In Amycolatopsis jiangsuensis, the following proteins share a genomic window:
- a CDS encoding TIGR03842 family LLM class F420-dependent oxidoreductase, producing the protein MDFGIVLQTDPPASGVVRMMKAAEDQGFRYGWTFDSCVLWQEPFVIYDRILAETSSLVVGPMVTSPGTRDWSVMASTFATLNDMYGNRTVCGIGRGDSAHRVVGKPPSTLATVRDCMRTVKDLAEGREVTLNDTAVRLPWVRGGRLEMWMAGYGPKALKTVGEHADGFILQCADPAIAQWTIGAVRDAARAAGRDPGGITICVAAPAYVGEDLAHQREQLRWFGGMVGNHVADLVARYGASGPVPRELTDYIREREGYDYAHHGRAGNPSTAFVPDEIVDRFCLLGPAPAHIARLQELAELGVDQFALYLMHDEREETLSAYGSQVLPKLIA; encoded by the coding sequence ATGGATTTCGGGATCGTGCTGCAGACCGACCCGCCCGCCTCGGGGGTCGTGCGGATGATGAAGGCCGCGGAGGACCAGGGCTTTCGCTACGGCTGGACGTTCGACTCGTGCGTGCTGTGGCAGGAGCCGTTCGTGATCTACGATCGGATTCTGGCGGAGACGTCCTCGCTCGTGGTCGGCCCGATGGTGACCAGTCCGGGTACCCGTGACTGGTCGGTGATGGCGTCGACCTTCGCCACGCTCAACGACATGTACGGCAACCGCACCGTGTGCGGGATCGGCAGGGGCGACTCGGCGCATCGCGTGGTCGGGAAGCCACCGTCCACTTTGGCCACTGTGCGCGACTGCATGCGAACGGTGAAGGATCTGGCCGAAGGCCGTGAGGTCACACTGAACGACACCGCGGTGCGCCTCCCGTGGGTGCGGGGCGGGCGGCTGGAGATGTGGATGGCGGGCTACGGCCCGAAAGCGCTGAAGACCGTGGGCGAGCACGCCGACGGCTTCATCCTGCAGTGCGCCGACCCGGCCATCGCGCAGTGGACGATCGGCGCGGTCCGGGACGCCGCCCGCGCGGCCGGCCGGGACCCCGGTGGGATCACCATCTGCGTCGCGGCCCCCGCCTACGTCGGCGAAGACCTGGCGCACCAACGGGAACAGCTGCGCTGGTTCGGTGGAATGGTCGGCAATCACGTGGCCGACCTGGTGGCCCGCTACGGCGCGAGCGGCCCGGTCCCCCGCGAACTGACCGACTACATCCGCGAGCGCGAGGGATACGACTACGCCCACCACGGCCGCGCCGGCAACCCGTCGACCGCCTTCGTCCCGGACGAGATCGTGGACCGGTTCTGCCTGCTGGGCCCGGCCCCCGCACACATCGCCCGGCTGCAGGAACTCGCGGAACTGGGCGTGGACCAGTTCGCCCTCTACCTGATGCACGACGAACGGGAGGAAACCCTGTCCGCGTACGGATCCCAGGTGCTGCCGAAGCTGATCGCCTGA
- a CDS encoding CoA-acylating methylmalonate-semialdehyde dehydrogenase, with protein MTDRISHWIDGKPAPGTAGRSGDVFDPATGQVRAQVDFAGPAEVARAVAAAAAALPGWRGTSLAGRTKVLFAFRELLEARKDELAEIITSEHGKVESDAAGEIARAIENVEYACGAAQLLKGGFSENASTNVDVYSIAQPLGVVGVISPFNFPAMVPLWFVPNALACGNTVVLKPSEKDPSAAVFLAELLAEAGLPDGVLNVLHGDKVAVDGLLEHPDVKAISFVGSTPIARYVYETGTRHGKRVQALGGAKNHMVVLPDADLDLAADAAVSAGFGSAGERCMAVSVVVAVEEIGDELVAKITERMRRLRVGDGRDPGSEMGPLVTRAHHERVSSAVDAGVAEGATLVVDGRGVEVPGAEDGFWLGPTLFDHVRPGMSVYTDEIFGPVLSVTRAAGFGEALDLINANPYGNGTAIFTGDGAAARRFQNEVEVGMVGVNVPVPVPVAYYSFGGWKDSLFGDSHAYGPEGFHFFTRTKVVTSRWPDNSSAGIDLGFPKNS; from the coding sequence GTGACCGACCGCATCAGCCACTGGATCGACGGAAAGCCGGCGCCGGGCACCGCCGGGCGCTCCGGTGACGTGTTCGACCCGGCGACCGGGCAGGTCCGCGCGCAGGTGGACTTCGCGGGACCGGCGGAGGTGGCGCGCGCGGTGGCGGCCGCCGCGGCCGCGCTGCCCGGCTGGCGCGGGACCTCGCTCGCCGGCCGGACCAAGGTGCTGTTCGCGTTCCGGGAACTGCTCGAGGCACGCAAGGACGAACTGGCCGAGATCATCACGAGCGAGCACGGCAAGGTCGAGTCCGACGCGGCGGGGGAGATCGCGCGCGCGATCGAGAACGTCGAGTACGCCTGTGGCGCCGCGCAGCTGCTGAAAGGCGGCTTCAGCGAGAACGCCTCGACCAATGTGGACGTGTACTCGATCGCGCAGCCGCTCGGCGTGGTCGGGGTGATCTCGCCGTTCAACTTCCCGGCGATGGTGCCGCTGTGGTTCGTGCCGAACGCGCTGGCGTGCGGGAACACCGTGGTGCTCAAACCGAGTGAGAAGGACCCGTCCGCGGCGGTGTTCCTGGCCGAGCTGCTGGCCGAGGCCGGGCTGCCCGACGGCGTGCTCAACGTGCTGCACGGCGACAAGGTCGCGGTGGACGGCCTGCTGGAACATCCGGACGTGAAGGCGATCTCCTTCGTCGGGTCCACGCCCATCGCCCGCTACGTCTACGAGACGGGCACCCGCCACGGCAAGCGGGTGCAGGCGCTCGGCGGCGCGAAGAACCACATGGTCGTGCTGCCCGACGCCGACCTCGACCTGGCCGCCGACGCCGCGGTGTCGGCCGGGTTCGGCTCGGCGGGCGAACGGTGCATGGCGGTCTCGGTGGTGGTCGCGGTCGAGGAGATCGGCGACGAGCTGGTCGCGAAGATCACCGAACGGATGCGCCGGCTGCGCGTCGGCGACGGCCGCGATCCCGGGTCCGAGATGGGCCCGCTGGTCACCCGGGCCCACCACGAGCGCGTCTCGTCCGCGGTGGACGCCGGAGTGGCCGAGGGTGCGACGCTGGTGGTGGACGGCCGGGGCGTCGAGGTACCCGGCGCCGAGGACGGCTTCTGGCTGGGCCCCACCTTGTTCGACCACGTGCGTCCCGGGATGTCGGTCTACACCGACGAGATCTTCGGCCCGGTGCTGTCGGTCACCCGTGCCGCGGGCTTCGGCGAGGCGCTGGACCTGATCAACGCGAACCCCTACGGCAACGGCACCGCGATCTTCACCGGTGACGGAGCGGCCGCCCGGCGCTTCCAGAACGAGGTCGAGGTCGGCATGGTCGGCGTCAACGTGCCGGTCCCGGTCCCGGTCGCCTATTACTCCTTCGGCGGCTGGAAGGACTCCCTGTTCGGCGACAGCCACGCCTACGGACCGGAGGGCTTCCACTTCTTCACCCGCACGAAGGTGGTCACC
- a CDS encoding siderophore-interacting protein, translating to MAEAPARRGGRAVRLEVLRKETLTPHMIRIVAGGEGLRDFRPNEFTDAYVKVIFKVPGVEYPEPFDMQRVREELPREHAPRMRTYTVRSYDAAAGELVLDFVVHGDEGLAGPWAQRAQPGDELLLAGPGGAYAPRADAGWHLLAGDESALPAIAAAVEALPAGVPAQVFLLVEDAAEEQALVTKADVHVTWLHRSAGGDLASAVRSAPWRSDDVHAFVHGEAGFVRDLRRYLFTEREVARERVSVSGYWREGKDDEAWREEKAAERTAAGPA from the coding sequence ATGGCCGAAGCTCCGGCACGCAGGGGAGGGCGGGCCGTCCGGCTCGAGGTCCTGCGCAAGGAAACGCTCACGCCGCACATGATCCGCATCGTCGCCGGGGGCGAGGGGCTGCGGGATTTCCGGCCCAACGAGTTCACCGACGCCTACGTCAAGGTGATCTTCAAGGTGCCGGGGGTCGAGTATCCCGAACCGTTCGACATGCAGCGGGTCCGCGAGGAGCTGCCGCGGGAGCACGCGCCCCGGATGCGCACGTACACCGTGCGCTCCTACGACGCGGCGGCCGGCGAACTGGTGCTCGACTTCGTCGTGCACGGTGACGAGGGGCTGGCCGGTCCGTGGGCGCAGCGTGCCCAGCCCGGTGACGAACTGCTGCTCGCCGGGCCGGGCGGGGCGTACGCGCCGCGTGCGGACGCCGGCTGGCATCTGCTGGCCGGTGACGAGTCGGCGCTGCCGGCGATCGCCGCGGCTGTGGAAGCACTGCCGGCCGGGGTGCCGGCGCAGGTCTTCCTCCTCGTCGAAGACGCGGCGGAAGAGCAGGCCCTCGTCACGAAGGCCGATGTGCACGTGACCTGGCTGCACCGGTCGGCGGGCGGGGATCTCGCTTCGGCAGTGCGGTCGGCGCCGTGGCGGAGCGACGACGTGCACGCGTTCGTGCACGGTGAGGCCGGTTTCGTGCGCGACTTGCGCAGGTACCTGTTCACCGAACGCGAAGTCGCGCGCGAGCGGGTGTCGGTCTCCGGGTACTGGCGCGAGGGCAAGGACGATGAGGCCTGGCGCGAGGAAAAAGCAGCGGAGCGCACGGCGGCCGGGCCGGCGTAA
- a CDS encoding serine hydrolase domain-containing protein, with protein MATEVKVEADPAEAGFDEGRLRRIDRHFARYVEDGLLPGFLAVVSRHGRIVHVTAHGARDVEASAPVESDTVWRIFSMSKPITSVAAMTFVEEGMIDLTDAIARWLPEFAEPRVYTKGSALAPVTEPATEPIRLWHLLSHTAGLTYGFHHTHPVDARYRAAGYEWGTPSGVDLAGASRAWAGLPLVFQPGSEWNYSVATDVLGRLVEVLAGKPLDEVLAERIFGPLGMSDTGFWTADHNRLAALYLPDPKTKRIVRNDEVFGAIGTKRPDCFSGGGGLVSTAGDYHRFTQMLLRRGELDGVRVLAPRTVDLMTANHLPGHVDLEAYGRPLFAEMPFDGFGFGLGFSVLVDPVKAKTLSTPGEYAWGGAASTAFWVDPDEDLTVAFYTQLLPSSTHPFRQQLRQLVYQALLD; from the coding sequence ATGGCGACCGAGGTGAAGGTGGAGGCCGATCCGGCCGAGGCGGGTTTCGACGAGGGGCGGCTCCGGCGGATCGACCGGCACTTCGCCCGGTACGTCGAGGACGGGTTGCTCCCCGGGTTTCTCGCGGTGGTGAGCCGGCACGGGCGGATCGTGCACGTGACCGCGCACGGCGCGCGGGACGTCGAGGCCAGCGCCCCGGTCGAGTCCGACACGGTCTGGCGCATCTTCTCGATGTCGAAGCCGATCACCTCGGTCGCGGCGATGACCTTCGTCGAAGAGGGGATGATCGACCTCACCGACGCGATCGCGCGATGGCTGCCGGAGTTCGCCGAACCCCGGGTGTACACCAAGGGTTCGGCGCTCGCCCCGGTGACCGAGCCGGCGACCGAGCCGATCCGTCTCTGGCACCTGCTTTCGCACACCGCGGGCCTCACCTACGGTTTCCACCACACCCACCCGGTCGACGCCCGCTACCGCGCCGCCGGCTACGAATGGGGCACGCCGTCCGGCGTGGACCTCGCGGGGGCGAGCCGGGCGTGGGCCGGGCTGCCGCTGGTCTTCCAGCCGGGTAGCGAGTGGAACTACTCGGTGGCCACCGATGTGCTCGGCCGACTGGTCGAGGTGCTGGCCGGGAAGCCGCTCGACGAGGTGCTCGCCGAGCGGATCTTCGGCCCCCTCGGCATGTCCGACACCGGTTTCTGGACCGCCGACCACAATCGCCTCGCCGCGCTGTACCTGCCCGACCCGAAGACGAAGCGGATCGTCCGCAACGACGAGGTGTTCGGCGCGATCGGCACGAAGCGCCCGGACTGTTTCTCCGGCGGCGGTGGGCTGGTCTCCACCGCCGGCGACTACCACCGGTTCACGCAGATGCTGCTGCGCCGCGGTGAACTCGACGGCGTGCGCGTACTGGCGCCGCGCACCGTGGACCTGATGACGGCCAACCACCTGCCCGGCCACGTCGACCTCGAGGCCTACGGCCGCCCCCTGTTCGCGGAAATGCCCTTCGACGGTTTCGGTTTCGGCCTCGGATTCTCCGTGCTGGTGGACCCGGTGAAGGCGAAGACCCTGTCCACCCCCGGCGAATACGCCTGGGGCGGCGCGGCCTCGACCGCGTTCTGGGTCGACCCGGACGAGGACCTCACGGTCGCCTTCTACACCCAGCTGCTGCCCTCGAGCACCCACCCGTTCCGCCAGCAGCTGCGACAGCTGGTGTATCAGGCACTGCTGGACTGA
- the hydA gene encoding dihydropyrimidinase, whose amino-acid sequence MSSATARNRGESTLIHGGQVVSPSGAVAADVLVDGETIAAVGAPGTLTGTKSIDATGKYVLPGGIDAHTHMEMPFGGTHSVDTFETGTVAAAWGGTTTIIDFAVQAKGTSLLSTMDKWHGKADGNCAIDYGFHMIMSDVNDSTLKEMRACVDAGVGSFKMFMAYPGVFYSTDGEILRAMQQAREIGATIMMHAENGIAIDQLAAQAFAAGRVEPVQHGITRPPELEGEATSRAIRLAQVTGAPLYIVHLSAAQALTAVAEARDGGQNVFAETCPQYLYLSIEDLAKPGFEGAKFVASPPLREKSHQADLWRGLRTNDLSVVSTDHCPFCFKDQKQLGRDDFRAIPNGIPGVEHRMDLLHQGVVAGEISLSRWVETCSATPARMFGLYPRKGVIAVGSDADIVLYDPAATQTLSAATHHMNVDYSAYEGFELTGKVHTVLSRGRVVVSPDGYTGSAGHGKFLSRELNQYLN is encoded by the coding sequence ATGAGTTCCGCCACCGCGCGCAACCGAGGCGAATCCACCCTGATCCACGGCGGCCAGGTCGTGTCCCCGTCCGGCGCGGTCGCCGCCGATGTCCTGGTGGACGGGGAAACCATCGCCGCGGTGGGCGCACCCGGCACGCTAACCGGCACCAAGAGCATCGACGCGACCGGGAAGTACGTGCTTCCCGGCGGCATCGACGCGCACACGCACATGGAAATGCCCTTCGGTGGCACGCATTCGGTCGACACCTTCGAGACCGGCACTGTAGCCGCGGCGTGGGGCGGTACCACCACGATCATCGATTTCGCGGTACAGGCCAAGGGCACCTCGTTGCTGTCCACTATGGACAAATGGCACGGCAAGGCCGACGGCAACTGCGCGATCGACTACGGCTTCCACATGATCATGTCGGACGTGAACGATTCGACGCTCAAGGAAATGCGCGCGTGCGTGGACGCGGGTGTCGGCAGTTTCAAGATGTTCATGGCCTACCCCGGCGTCTTCTACTCCACTGACGGGGAGATCCTGCGCGCCATGCAGCAGGCGCGCGAGATCGGCGCGACGATCATGATGCACGCCGAGAACGGCATCGCGATCGACCAGCTGGCCGCGCAGGCGTTCGCCGCCGGACGCGTCGAACCCGTGCAGCACGGGATCACCCGGCCACCGGAACTGGAAGGAGAGGCGACGTCGCGGGCGATCCGGCTCGCCCAGGTGACCGGCGCGCCGCTCTACATCGTGCACCTCTCGGCGGCACAAGCCCTGACCGCGGTGGCCGAAGCACGCGACGGCGGGCAGAACGTGTTCGCGGAGACCTGCCCGCAGTACCTCTATCTGTCCATAGAGGACTTGGCGAAGCCGGGCTTCGAAGGCGCGAAGTTCGTCGCTTCGCCGCCGCTTCGGGAGAAGTCGCACCAGGCGGACCTGTGGCGCGGGCTGCGCACCAATGATCTGTCCGTGGTGTCCACCGACCACTGCCCGTTCTGCTTCAAGGACCAGAAACAGCTGGGCCGGGACGACTTCCGTGCCATCCCGAACGGCATTCCCGGCGTCGAGCACCGGATGGACCTGCTGCACCAGGGCGTCGTGGCAGGCGAGATCTCACTGAGCCGCTGGGTCGAGACGTGCTCGGCGACGCCCGCCCGGATGTTCGGCCTGTATCCACGCAAGGGCGTCATCGCGGTGGGTTCGGACGCGGACATCGTGCTCTACGATCCGGCGGCCACCCAGACGCTCTCCGCGGCCACGCACCACATGAACGTGGATTACTCGGCCTACGAAGGCTTCGAGCTGACCGGGAAGGTCCACACTGTACTGTCCCGCGGCCGGGTCGTGGTGTCGCCGGACGGGTACACCGGATCCGCCGGGCACGGAAAGTTCCTCTCCCGCGAGCTCAACCAGTACCTGAACTAG
- a CDS encoding NCS1 family nucleobase:cation symporter-1, protein MEPTTRGYHRDDLGDVRALSGSRFYNDELAPVPPEKRTWTGYNYFALWMGMAHNIPSYALAASLIALGMNWLQALITIVLGNVIVLAPMLLNSHAGTKYGIPFPVFARAFYGLRGANLAALLRAFIACGWFGIQTWVGGEAIYVIVGRLAGSGWRDSAVLAGQHWTLWLSFAVFWLGQMLIIWRGMEAVRRFENWTAPLVSVGFLVMLGYVLVKAGGLGPILHDTGKLGWGADFWKVFAPSLMAMIAFWSTLSLNMPDFTRFGGSQRRQMRGQILGLPTTMTFIAVVAILTTSGGHVLYGQDIWDPAQLADRFASPVVVVVALIALVLATVSANLAANVVSPSYDFSNAFPKRITFALGGLITGVIGILIQPWRLYSDPNIYIYAWLGFYGGVLGSVAGVLVAGYWVVNRTRLKVADLYTPGGAYWFTAGWHWRAVVATVVGAVLAVGGAYDGPFPADGLIPFLKPLYDYNWVVGLAGAFVVYLLLTLPATKEETREQPGPSRIDPAAVDR, encoded by the coding sequence ATGGAACCGACGACACGCGGGTACCACCGGGACGACCTCGGCGACGTGCGGGCCCTCAGCGGGAGCCGGTTCTACAACGACGAGCTGGCCCCGGTCCCGCCGGAGAAGCGCACCTGGACCGGCTACAACTACTTCGCGCTGTGGATGGGCATGGCGCACAACATCCCCAGCTACGCACTCGCCGCGTCGCTCATCGCGCTCGGGATGAACTGGCTGCAGGCGCTGATCACGATCGTTCTCGGCAATGTCATCGTGCTCGCCCCGATGTTGCTCAACAGCCACGCCGGCACCAAGTACGGCATCCCGTTCCCGGTGTTCGCGCGCGCCTTCTACGGACTGCGCGGCGCCAACCTCGCGGCGTTGCTGCGCGCGTTCATCGCCTGCGGCTGGTTCGGCATCCAGACCTGGGTCGGCGGCGAGGCGATCTACGTGATCGTGGGCAGGCTGGCCGGCTCCGGCTGGCGGGATTCCGCGGTGCTCGCCGGCCAGCACTGGACGCTGTGGCTGTCGTTCGCGGTGTTCTGGCTGGGACAGATGCTGATCATCTGGCGCGGGATGGAGGCGGTCCGCCGGTTCGAGAACTGGACCGCGCCGCTGGTGTCCGTCGGCTTCCTGGTGATGCTCGGCTACGTGCTGGTGAAGGCAGGCGGCCTCGGCCCGATCCTGCACGACACCGGCAAGCTCGGCTGGGGCGCGGACTTCTGGAAGGTGTTCGCGCCGTCGCTGATGGCGATGATCGCCTTCTGGTCCACGCTGTCGCTGAACATGCCGGACTTCACCCGCTTCGGCGGCAGCCAGCGCAGGCAGATGCGTGGCCAGATCCTCGGCCTGCCCACCACGATGACGTTCATCGCGGTCGTCGCCATCCTCACCACCTCGGGCGGGCACGTGCTCTACGGTCAGGACATCTGGGATCCCGCGCAGCTGGCCGACAGGTTCGCCAGCCCGGTCGTGGTCGTCGTCGCGTTGATCGCGCTGGTGCTGGCCACCGTCTCGGCGAACCTCGCGGCCAACGTGGTCAGCCCGTCCTACGACTTCTCCAACGCCTTCCCCAAGCGGATCACCTTCGCCCTCGGCGGCCTGATCACCGGGGTGATCGGCATCCTGATCCAGCCGTGGCGGCTCTACTCCGACCCGAACATCTACATCTACGCCTGGCTCGGCTTCTACGGCGGCGTGCTGGGCTCGGTGGCCGGGGTGCTGGTGGCCGGCTACTGGGTGGTCAACCGCACCCGGCTGAAGGTCGCCGACCTCTACACCCCGGGTGGCGCCTACTGGTTCACCGCGGGCTGGCACTGGCGCGCCGTGGTCGCCACGGTGGTCGGTGCCGTACTGGCGGTCGGCGGCGCCTACGACGGGCCCTTCCCCGCCGACGGGCTCATCCCGTTCCTCAAACCTCTCTACGACTACAACTGGGTGGTCGGCCTGGCCGGTGCGTTCGTCGTCTACCTGCTGCTGACCCTGCCCGCGACGAAGGAGGAAACCCGTGAGCAACCTGGTCCGAGCCGGATTGATCCAGCAGCGGTGGACAGGTGA
- a CDS encoding nitrilase-related carbon-nitrogen hydrolase yields MSNLVRAGLIQQRWTGDKESMIANAVEAIGKAASQGAQVVCLQELFYGPYFCQVQDTDYYSYTEPVPDGPTTRLMQDVAQRHGVVLIVPMYEQEQPGVYYNTAAVIDADGKYLGMHRKNHIPQVKGFWEKFYFRPGNLGYPVFDTAVGRIGVYICYERHFPEGWRALGLAGAQIVFNPSATSRGLSEYLWRLEQPAAAVANEYYVGTINRVGVESLGDNDFYGQSYFADPRGQLVGEAASDSEEEIVVRDLDMDRLAEVRDLWAFYRDRRPDSYGPLTEA; encoded by the coding sequence GTGAGCAACCTGGTCCGAGCCGGATTGATCCAGCAGCGGTGGACAGGTGACAAGGAGTCGATGATCGCGAACGCGGTCGAGGCGATCGGCAAGGCGGCCTCGCAGGGCGCGCAGGTGGTCTGCCTGCAGGAACTGTTCTACGGCCCGTACTTCTGCCAGGTCCAGGACACCGACTACTACTCCTACACCGAGCCCGTTCCGGACGGCCCGACCACCAGGCTGATGCAGGACGTCGCGCAGCGCCACGGCGTGGTGCTCATCGTGCCGATGTACGAGCAGGAGCAGCCGGGCGTCTACTACAACACCGCCGCGGTGATCGACGCGGACGGGAAATATCTCGGAATGCACCGCAAGAACCACATCCCGCAGGTGAAGGGGTTCTGGGAGAAGTTCTACTTCCGGCCCGGCAACCTCGGCTACCCGGTGTTCGACACCGCGGTGGGCCGGATCGGGGTGTACATCTGCTACGAGCGGCACTTCCCGGAGGGCTGGCGCGCCCTCGGGCTGGCCGGTGCGCAGATCGTGTTCAACCCGTCCGCGACGAGCCGCGGGCTGTCGGAGTACCTGTGGCGGCTCGAACAGCCCGCCGCCGCGGTGGCCAACGAGTACTACGTCGGCACGATCAACCGGGTCGGTGTGGAATCACTGGGCGACAACGACTTCTACGGCCAGTCGTACTTCGCCGACCCGCGCGGTCAGCTGGTCGGCGAGGCGGCCTCGGATTCCGAGGAGGAGATCGTGGTGCGCGACCTGGACATGGACCGCCTCGCCGAGGTGCGCGATCTGTGGGCGTTCTACCGCGACCGCCGCCCGGACAGCTACGGCCCGCTCACGGAGGCCTGA
- a CDS encoding SSI family serine proteinase inhibitor encodes MVFSTFAPIAACVLGVSSLGSPAGPAAPQLPDSSLRLTMHETTGRVTSASLTCDPTGGTHRHRDAACATLSRVDGDLDEVEPRLQRCTMIYSPVDVSAVGTWHGKPLMFHTTYPNRCAADSQSDSVFAL; translated from the coding sequence ATGGTGTTCTCTACCTTCGCTCCGATAGCGGCCTGTGTCCTCGGCGTCAGCAGCCTTGGCAGCCCGGCTGGCCCTGCCGCGCCACAGCTGCCCGACTCGAGCCTCCGGCTGACCATGCACGAGACCACGGGCCGGGTCACGTCCGCCTCGCTCACCTGCGACCCGACCGGCGGCACCCATCGGCACCGCGACGCCGCGTGCGCCACGCTGTCCCGGGTGGACGGCGACCTCGACGAGGTCGAACCGCGCCTGCAGCGCTGCACGATGATCTACTCGCCGGTGGACGTCTCCGCGGTGGGCACCTGGCACGGCAAGCCGCTGATGTTCCACACGACCTATCCGAACAGGTGCGCGGCGGACAGCCAGTCCGACAGCGTGTTCGCGCTGTAG
- a CDS encoding PucR family transcriptional regulator, translating to MYPTIAELLALPVLRQGRPQVVAGSTGLDRPVRWAHVAEIAEIAPLLRGGELVLTTGVALPDDGPSLTRYVADLARVGAAGVVVELVRHWNDRLPVSLVTAAEAHGLPLITLSRETRYVAVTEAVNGTIVDAQVAELRAAERVHETFTALTVAGAEPEVVLREVARLTEHPVVLETLGHEVLAYDTAGSDPAELLTGWPGRSKTVQVGERTGYHPGADWLVTVVGARGHDWGRLVLVCTDSPDTPPHRHRVVVERAASALAVYRLVARDSETLERQAHRAVLAELIASPTPSTEILARASALAVPLPSRRLAGLAVRPRITATARQSLSTPPLLRELAEATALAARRAKVSALVATDETAVRALLALSPEANADAVLDRLAGDIHDARASAPAVVGVGTIVTGPAEAHRTLVEAAQVAAAALDEGAERPIHRLRDVRLRGLLHLLSGDERVSAFAARELEPLLQRDAASGSRLVPALRHYCAHGGNKSAAAAAAHTSRTAYYQQLARIEQVLGVRLEDPESMLSLYVALLAHDLGAATRPREENLPGRGTQ from the coding sequence ATGTACCCGACGATCGCCGAGCTGCTCGCGTTGCCCGTGCTGCGCCAGGGCCGTCCGCAGGTGGTCGCCGGCAGCACCGGGCTGGACCGGCCGGTGCGCTGGGCGCACGTGGCCGAGATCGCCGAGATCGCGCCCCTGCTGCGTGGCGGTGAACTCGTGCTCACGACCGGGGTGGCGCTGCCCGACGACGGTCCGTCGCTGACCCGTTACGTCGCCGACCTCGCCCGCGTCGGCGCCGCGGGGGTGGTCGTGGAGCTGGTCCGGCACTGGAACGACCGGCTGCCGGTGTCGCTGGTCACCGCCGCCGAGGCGCACGGCCTCCCGCTGATCACACTCTCCCGCGAGACCCGGTACGTGGCGGTGACCGAGGCCGTCAACGGGACGATCGTCGACGCCCAGGTCGCCGAGCTGCGTGCGGCCGAGCGGGTGCACGAGACGTTCACCGCACTCACCGTCGCCGGTGCCGAGCCGGAGGTGGTGCTGCGTGAGGTCGCGCGGTTGACCGAGCATCCGGTGGTGCTGGAAACGCTCGGCCACGAAGTGCTCGCCTACGACACGGCCGGCTCCGATCCGGCCGAACTGCTGACCGGCTGGCCCGGCCGTTCGAAGACGGTCCAGGTCGGCGAGCGGACCGGCTACCACCCGGGAGCGGACTGGCTGGTGACCGTGGTCGGCGCGCGGGGACACGACTGGGGACGCCTGGTCCTCGTGTGCACCGACAGTCCGGACACACCGCCGCACCGGCACCGGGTGGTCGTGGAACGAGCGGCGTCGGCGCTCGCCGTGTACCGGCTCGTGGCGCGGGATTCCGAAACGCTCGAACGGCAGGCGCACCGCGCGGTGCTGGCCGAACTGATCGCTTCGCCGACGCCGTCCACGGAAATCCTCGCGCGGGCGTCGGCGCTGGCCGTGCCGTTGCCGTCGCGGCGGCTGGCCGGATTGGCGGTGCGGCCGCGGATCACCGCCACCGCACGGCAGTCGCTGTCCACCCCGCCGTTGCTGCGTGAGCTGGCCGAGGCGACCGCGCTGGCGGCGCGGCGGGCGAAGGTGTCGGCTCTCGTGGCCACGGACGAGACGGCCGTCCGCGCGCTGCTGGCGCTTTCGCCGGAGGCCAATGCCGACGCCGTACTGGACCGGCTGGCCGGCGACATCCACGACGCCCGCGCGAGCGCTCCGGCGGTGGTCGGCGTCGGCACGATCGTGACCGGGCCCGCGGAAGCGCACCGTACGCTGGTCGAAGCCGCCCAGGTCGCCGCCGCCGCGCTCGACGAGGGGGCCGAGCGGCCGATCCACCGCCTGCGGGACGTACGGCTGCGCGGTCTGCTGCACTTGCTGTCCGGCGACGAGCGGGTGAGCGCCTTCGCGGCTCGGGAGCTGGAACCACTGCTGCAGCGCGACGCGGCGTCCGGGAGCCGGCTCGTACCGGCTTTGCGGCACTACTGCGCGCACGGTGGGAACAAATCCGCGGCCGCGGCCGCCGCGCACACCTCGCGCACCGCGTACTACCAGCAACTGGCCCGGATCGAACAGGTCCTCGGAGTGCGGCTGGAAGATCCGGAGTCGATGTTGTCGCTCTACGTGGCACTGCTCGCCCACGACCTCGGCGCCGCCACTCGTCCGAGGGAGGAGAACCTACCCGGACGAGGAACACAGTAG